In Cryptomeria japonica chromosome 10, Sugi_1.0, whole genome shotgun sequence, a genomic segment contains:
- the LOC131068430 gene encoding uncharacterized protein LOC131068430, which yields MAAITLADLICIVLVLCMGFLCEGDMQADIWVFLCTLKNNDLPYQKVFKEGNEKKHRKRSSEVQSSKTERSLENEALRLVKGEKESQKKVDRLSNEWVSMLEKIRSEERRMRERVKDLAEKNVELQREVSSWQREIDARNQVNESQQCMDLKMKSTDAENEILKLREAFSESVKNAKQAEAGRDLMQWSYREKERENSELQKSVFRLQRLCRDQERTIGGLWGELDNKINDCAQDRDACITQLQKEQLRLVGVEKALRKDLENFRWEADGLRYENTYLLDRMQSNEKGTSTGLIKLDQELWNRLDQLLVQAFPLLDENVRLSFKLLYYVKRKFSNFNGCEINEGEHSLMSETGQEWNHVLELDVMAQILRRKQDVENPQAYQQEQQDSESEEELKQLKQELKTKTLLVKILREKLCSNAADVERLEDEVATLVRSREVLKSNIERLHGRLKELTFLRREIPKVSEERDGFDQDAEQLTMLNIKFIAEVGLLKMRVKELDEDVLVKEGQLSVLQESLNAKICRKQ from the exons ATGGCTGCGATTACTCTGGCAGATTTGATTTGCATAGTTTTAGTTTTATGCATGGGATTTCTGTGTGAAGGGGACATGCAGGCGGACATTTGGGTCTTCCTCTGCACTCTG AAAAATAATGATTTGCCCTACCAAAAGGTTTTTAAGGAGGGCAATGAAAAGAAACACAGAAAGAGATCTTCAGAAGTTCAGAGCAGCAAGACAGAGAGATCTTTAGAAAATGAAGCTCTAAGGTTGGTCAAGGGAGAGAAGGAATCTCAGAAAAAGGTAGATAGGCTGTCGAATGAATGGGTCTCTATGCTGGAGAAAATTAGGTCCGAGGAGAGGAGGATGAGAGAGAGGGTCAAAGATTTGGCAGAGAAAAATGTAGAATTGCAAAGAGAAGTTTCATCTTGGCAAAGGGAAATTGATGCAAGAAACCAGGTGAACGAATCTCAGCAATGTATGGATTTAAAAATGAAATCAACAGATGCCGAGAATGAGATTTTGAAGCTAAGGGAAGCCTTCTCAGAATCCGTCAAGAATGCAAAACAAGCAGAAGCTGGCCGGGATTTAATGCAGTGGAGCTACagggagaaagagagggaaaaTTCTGAGTTACAGAAATCAGTTTTCAGATTGCAGCGACTATGTAGAGATCAGGAAAGAACAATTGGGGGATTGTGGGGAGAATTAGACAATAAGATAAATGATTGTGCACAGGACAGAGACGCTTGTATAACACAGCTACAAAAGGAACAACTCCGATTAGTTGGTGTGGAAAAAGCCTTACGCAAGGATTTGGAGAATTTCAGGTGGGAAGCTGATGGTCTGAGGTACGAAAACACCTATCTTCTGGATAGGATGCAAAGCAATGAGAAAGGTACTAGCACTGGGTTGATCAAACTTGATCAAGAACTTTGGAATCGCCTTGATCAGCTGCTAGTTCAGGCATTCCCACTGCTGGATGAGAATGTACGCCTTTCTTTCAAGCTGTTGTATTATGTTAAAAGGAAATTCTCTAACttcaatggatgtgaaatcaatgaAGGGGAACATTCTCTAATGTCAGAAACTGGACAAGAATGGAATCATGTCCTGGAATTGGATGTGATGGCTCAAATTTTAAGAAGAAAG CAAGATGTAGAAAATCCTCAGGCATATCAACAGGAGCAACAGGATAGTGAG AGTGAGGAGGAGCTCAAACAACTAAAACAAGAACTTAAAACCAAAACTTTACTCGTCAAGATTCTACGAGAGAAATTATGTTCCAATGCGGCTGATGTAGAACGACTTGAGGATGAAGTTGCAACTTTGGTAAGGAGTCGAGAGGTTTTGAAAAGTAACATTGAAAGACTACATGGTAGGCTCAAAGAACTGACATTTTTAAGACGAGAGATACCCAAAGTTTCAGAAGAAAGGGATGGATTTGACCAAGATGCAGAACAACTTACCATGCTAAACATTAAATTCATTGCCGAAGTGGGACTGCTTAAAATGAGAGTAAAGGAACTAGATGAAGATGTTCTAGTTAAGGAAGGACAGTTATCGGTTTTACAGGAAAGCCTAAATGCAAAGATTTGTAGAAAACAGTAG